The genomic segment ATGTTAAGGATGAAATTGGAAGATTGGCAAAAAGTGATCGACCTTAATTTAACAGGGGTATTCTTGTGTTGTAAGGCTGTGAGTAAAATGATGCTCAAACAAAGAAGCGGTAAAATTATTAATATCTCCTCTGTGGCAGGGCAAATGGGTAACCCCGGACAAGCTAACTACAGTGCCGCCAAGGCAGGGGTAATCGGCTTAACCAAAACCCTCGCTAAAGAATTTGCCAGTCGTGGTGTCACCGTCAACGCCGTTGCCCCCGGATTCATTGAAACTGATATGACGAGCGGATTAGAAGCCGAAGAAATTCTAAAATATATTCCCCTCGCCCGTTATGGAAAACCCGAAGAAATTGCGGGAATGATTCGTTTTCTTTCTGCCGATACTTCTTCTAATTACATCACAGGGCAAGTATTTAATGTTGATGGTGGTATGGTAATGTAATTCGATTGTGGGCATAGCCCACCTTATTTCCTACTTTAAGCAAAGTA from the Cyanobacterium stanieri LEGE 03274 genome contains:
- the fabG gene encoding 3-oxoacyl-[acyl-carrier-protein] reductase gives rise to the protein MELLPSNLQRLKDQVAVITGASRGIGKASAIALAQEGASVVVNYASNSEAADKVVKEITEAGGSAIALKADVSNPEEVDNFFKEAVKAFGKVDILVNNAGITRDTLMLRMKLEDWQKVIDLNLTGVFLCCKAVSKMMLKQRSGKIINISSVAGQMGNPGQANYSAAKAGVIGLTKTLAKEFASRGVTVNAVAPGFIETDMTSGLEAEEILKYIPLARYGKPEEIAGMIRFLSADTSSNYITGQVFNVDGGMVM